CGAAACTTTGAGTAGCAAAATTGTTAAACAAATTGATTCTATGGAAACGCATCAGAACGAGTCGGAATCAAACAAATTCATCAAAATAGGAACATGGAATTGGCCAGTTTTATTTGAATTAACTGCGAGTGAAGAGATAGTCGTTATCATGCCAAATTTGGAATATGATTGGAATAATACAAACTATGAAATTAAGGTGTTTAAAGAAGGAAATGTTAGATCTACTTCTATTTTGACAACCAACCTGATCCCATATGATCTAGCCATTATTGAGAGGAAAGTGTATATCCTTTGTAGTAAAGTACTTGTTGAGGATGATCGCGAATTCGAATATGACACCCTGTTAATATATGATATTGAATCCCAAAACCTTGATAAAGAGGTCCATTTTTACTATGAAGAAGAAGAAGGTAAGGAAGGTGATCCCTCATGCATTGCGATAAACAAGATTACCAAGAAGGTTTATGCTTCGATATTCTATTACGAGGGAGGCAACCCGGGATTGTTTTCGCTCGAGCCACCTTATATTAATAGCAAGCAGATTTCAGATGGCGAAGTAGGTTATTTTGATCTATTAGTAGATGAAAAAAATAATCGACTATTTGGAATATTTTATGAGAACCCGAAATATTTTCTGCATGTTTATGACACTGAAAATGATGTAATAATTTATGATTATGAAATTGAAGCTTCAACCAGTTCGGAGTTAGTATTAAAGAATGACAATGAAATTCTAATTCAAAATCAAAACAGCTTGCTTCGTTTGGAAGTAGCGAGTGGCCTAACTGAGATACTTCTGGAATGTAATACCTTTGAAGCGGTAAGATTTGATCCCTTGAATGAAATTGTCTATGTAATATCTCACGATAGTAATTCTGAGGTGTTTTCGCTAAATCTTTGGGATCCGCAGTCGATGATACCCATTCTGTGTAGCAAATTCAGAATTTCAGATTTGCGAATCAGCGCACAACAAATTTGTTACTTACTTAGCGTACCAGATGGAGAAAAACAGAATAAGTTCGTATATACAATCAAGCAAAGTAGTGTTCAATCTATTTTGCGAGAAAAGACAGAAGGTGCGTTGTTTTCATAGTATGAGATAATGTTGAAATATAATTCGGTTTCAAAATGTAAAAAATTGTAATAATTCGTCATTAACTTTTTTCACTCAAAATGGGTCACCTAAGTACCTCAACTGTCTTCTCCTGTCTGGAAGTCATGTGTTCGGTATGGTGTTATTCCACTCTCGAAACCCTTCAATCCCTTAATCCTATCTCAGGTCCATCTTTATAATATTCAGTCTACCAATCTCGTCATAAAGAACATAAATGTTTCTGATTAAATCTCTCAATTGTACTTGAGCTCTTGCTATATTGACGATATCTTTTGTAGTTAGCAATCCTTCACTTTTCATCCTTTCATATAACTCTATGGATAATTTTAGGTCTTTGTCCAAATCATAATAAAGATTAATAAGCTTATCTAAATTGGATAGTTTAAGATAGTCATGATAAAGTGAAATGACTTTAGCAGTTGATAGATTTAAAGCAATGGCTATATCCACGTTACCGTTGCCTTCTTTAAACATTCTGAAAGACTGTGACTATATCGTCAGATTCCTTAGTTTGTCAGGTTCTTAGTCAGGGTCTCCTGTATGCTTTCTTATTATTTTACCAATTACTTGCAAGGAGACATGGGCGATTTTGGCTATATCTCTGGTTGTTTTCCCGTCCTCTGCTAGTCTGATGACTTGTTGTTCTTTTTCTCTTCTATTTAGCACTAATTATCTACATCTATTTATGAAAAAATTTTTAGATACAGGCCTGATTCACTTGATTCTCTTGTTTACGACATGTTAACCGACATATACAGAAAGAGTTAAAATATCTAAGGAAAAAAATTCAAAAAAATAAAATTCATTTAAATAATCGTTTTCTCTTTTTTTGACCTATAGTTTTTGATGTCTAAACGGTCAGATGTTTAACATAATACTACATCAATTACAGGCTCAAAATAATTAAACTTGAACTATTCCTGCTTATGTGCCAGGTAAATTGCATAGCTATTTATTTAACTTCTAATTTAGAGAGAGGCTTAATTAAACTAGAATAATGCTATAATATTTGCCTCGATTTTGCTACTTTCGGGGTTGTTATAGTTTTGGGATAAATCGCCGTACATTGATGTGTATACTAGACCTTAGTGATCTATTTAACCCATGGAAAAGGGAGTGCTGCCCATGGTTACTCTTCTCTGCAAACTCAACATTCAACATGTCAAATGACATTTTTCGTCAAAAGGTTTGCAAAATCCTTAAAAAAATTTTTTAACAGAGAAGACACATAGTCTTGTCCCTCTTTAATTGACTGATTTTACTCCTGCACCTAGTATGTAAACAAGGTCATTCATAGTTGAAGCACCCCCTAATTTCCTATCTATTTTGCCAATTAATTAAACTCCCTAATTAAGTATTAGCGATAAAAGATATCGATTTAAAAATATCTGAGGGTCAAGAATAAATGGTAGAAATAATGAGAACGAGCCCATGATTAATTAATGAACTTCGATATTTCTAACTTTTTTGTCTTTTTAGATAAGTCCATCAATTTGAGTCTGAGGATCTTTAACAAATTTCACTATTTGTTTACAACTATAGCAGGTCTGAGAAAATTTGTTTTATTATTCTAGTGTTTATCTACCAATCTAATGCATTGCACATCAAATACCTGGTCCTTCCCTTGTTTTACTAATTCTTAAATAATAAGATCCTCACGATAGCCTATAGCATTTGAAATACAACCCAGCATATGACATTGGTATTATATTGTTCCCCGAATATTCTAACCGATTTCAAATTGCAACTCAATTTAGTTCAACAATATTTATGACAAGTATGGTAAAAGTCAATGTCAAATGTTTTTAAATAACTTTGATCTGAAATTGTTATGCAGAACATAGTAACACAAACAAGTCAAGCTGAATCTATATTGAAGCCAATTAACCGCGTTTATGAATCAATTGATCTTCCGTTTTTGGAAATATTCGGAATCGAAAAAGGAACAAACCTCTATAGTCATACAGTAACATTTCCTACTATAGACATTTGCCCTGTAGATTCGGACACAATACTTTTCAAGTTAGATAAAAATTCTTTGACATTGTGTAGATTGGAAAACCGGAGCACTATGGAAAACAGATTTTGTTATATTATTAAAACTGAGCTCACTTCATTTGGTTACGAGAGTAAAGAAAGCTTAAATTGGGAGGTCCTTTTCTATGGCCATCACGGGGGTTTGCATGGATTGCATCACAACACGGTTAATTCATACATAATTAACAACGATGACACCAGGAAAGGATTTTACGTTAAGTGCGAACACAAGAATAAAATTTTAACAGCACTGATAAATCTAGACAATTGTGACTGGTATGATGAATGGCTCTGGAATACAAAAACTGTTTGGGAATTTAAAAGCGGAAACTTAGTTATCTGCAAAGCTTCATAGAGTCAACCAACCTCATAATTGTTGTCAGACAGCGAGTTAAAAAAGCATTTTGTAATATATTTATCCTCCATTAGGAGTTATTGCTTGGACACTGATTGATAGTATTTCTACCGAAAATCCGAATATTCTTTAATTACCATCCCAATGTTCGAAAATGAAATTTAGATAGAGTTCCATAGTTTCTTCAATTTTATCCATATAAGAAATCTGTTAGATATCTAAACGATTCATTAGGCCCAAACGGAGTCTTCCTTCAAATTCGAATTAATATCCAAATCATGTTAACTATACATAATTAAGGTTAGTCCGAACCTCGGCATTGCAACAAAAAAATACTAAGAGGACAAAAATATCCTATTAATACTAGCATATATGCTTCTAACTTACAGTGGATGAATCTTTACACGGGTTCTTATTTAATATTTCAAATTACCACCTCATGATTTGCTTCTTTAGAACCAAATGTTATAGGGTTAATTGAAAAATATGACCCCAACTGTGAAGTTTAAATCTAAGGTATATCATATCTATTGATGAAACGGTTCATACTAGGAGAAGGTTAATTAATCCCAATATCAGGATAGTTAATATCAAGGAGGCAAAAGAAATTAACTCCTTGAATCATCTCAAACAAAATAGAGGCAGTTCTATTTCACGAATTTCGCATTTTTTTTCTACTACAAGAACTGTTTAAATTTTCGGAGTAAATATTGAACTATTTTATGATAAACTAACAGAGACTCATTATTTCAGTAAATATAGATCATTATGTAGGTCTGTTCACATAAAAAGGACCATCACATCTTTGGATTAGTATCTAATCTTTTAAACTGCTATACCATTGTTATTTGTGATTAAATAGTTTTTCATTGAGATTTGATCCCTTAATTTCACTAAATACCTTATTTTTTATATGCACAATTAATTTCATGAGATCATTACAATAAACACTTGGATTATCAAATTCGCTTTTTGTCGAATAACGATGAGGCAAATATCCACCTCCACAGATATCAACTATTGAGCATTCTCTACACTCTGCACAAAGTGATTCAAAACCCCTTTGCATTAGTTTAATGATAGCATGTGAAGAAACTTGATCTAAAGTATTTTCAAATACGTTGTATCCTAGACGAGCCGCTCCACTATAAGTGGTTTTCAGAACATCCAGGCCTTCAATATCTCCGTTGGTTTCAATAACAACAAATTCCATAGGCGTTAATCCGAATGAATCCATAGTAGACCTTTGACCTAACACACTACGTATTAATACATCAAACATTCTTACATTTGTTTTTGTTTTATGACTAAACCAATAGTCAAAGATTTCAATTAACCAATCTGCATATATGGTATTATTATTTTTCATACCTAATGGTAAATAGTCATGATTATTATCTGGGAGAAGAAAATCAATGGAAGCTGGTTCATAAGATAATAAATACTCTAATACTAAAATCGGGTTCGATTCGATATTAATTACGCATAGAAATCCTCCAAAAATTTTTCTATATTTAGATGATGTTAAAATATGTAATTTACTTTCCAAAAGATTCGTACTTGGGTTTCCAAAATGATCGATCCGGTTCTTATCATTTATTACAGGAGGTCCATCAAGGCTAATCGATAGCGTTACATTTTTTCTTAACAGTAGATCACCGATTTCAGGTGAAAATAAAAGTCCATTGGATTGGATACTTATATAAAACTTTACAGCATATTTATGGAATACGTTTTCTAAGGTCGATATTATCTTCGCTAAATAATCTGCACCCCCAAGAAGAGGTTCGCCTCCATGAAAAACTATCCCAATTTTTTTTATTGAATTGGAATTGCAATACCTAGCAATATTTAATGCTGCTTGGGATGCTACTTCCGCGGTCATAAAAGGGGGCTGATTTTTCCAGTTATTATCTTGTCCATTATATATGTAACAATATGAACAATTTAAGTTACAACGACTTGAGATTTTCCAGACAAAAGTAGTAAATCGTATAGTTGTATTTCTTTTCAATAACTTTCATTTGAGGGTCTTTTCAAACTTTATCGTTATTTTATCTTCAAAAGGCTCGTCTTGTTGCTCTTTAGCCTGTTGGATTAAATTCTTCAATATTTCTTTTAATTTTGCATTTGCTATACAATCTATATCCTTTTCTTCTAATTCTGCAGGATTCATTGATAAATCTAGCGTTTTATCCATATCAATTTAAGGTAACACAAATGTGTATAAATCTTTTTTGTTATTGAATATTTCATTTTATCACTTATCCTAGAGTATTCTGCCTTTTTCTTAATTGTATACCATAAAAGACGTTCTTACTATATGCATGAATATATATTAAATTTAAATATGAAGATTAAATAGTGAATTTGTTTTGGATGTTGCTCTTGTTGTAATGCCTTTTGGGATAATTCAACGCCCTTCACTAGGAGTTAGTCTTCTTAAAGCTTCACTCAGTAAAAACCAAATCTCAAGCAAAATCTATTATTTCAATCTAGACTTAGCAAGAATGATTGGATTTAAGCTTTACAGTAAGATCGCAGGACATTCAAGCTTACTAGGAGAATACTTATTTTCGAGAACTGCATTCGATTCAAAACAATGGAACACAGAAGAGTTAAAACATTTTGTAAAAAAATATACAGACGAGTCTTCATTAGAATTAATCCAACAATTGGCCAGAATCAAAGAAGACATACCATGCTTTATAGAAGAATGCGCAGAGAAAGTTTTGAGTGAAAATCCGAAGATAATTGGTTTCAGCAGCATATTCCACCAGAATTGTGCTTCCATATCTGTTGCTAGAAAAATTAAAGAGAAATCTTCTGCACAAATAATATTTGGTGGTGCTAATTGTGAAAATGAAATGGGCGCAGCACTCCTCAAATGTGTACCCGATATTGATTTTGTTTGTTCAGGAGAAGGCGATAAATCATTCATAGAATTCACTAAATTATTTCTTCAAAATATGAACGCTAAAGTACAGGGTATAATTACAAGTCAATCATCTGAATTAGAAAAATATTTGACCCAACCAATATTAGACATGGATAGTCTTCCTATTCCTGACTTTGATGAATATTATAAGAAAATAAAAGATCTCTCGCTAGAAGAAATCCAACCAAAATGTACCATGGAAACTTCACGTGGTTGTTGGTGGGGAGAAAAACATCAATGTACATTTTGTGGCCTTAATGGCGCTACGATGAATTTTAGATCGAAATCAGTACAGAGATGTTTAACAGAGATAAAATATTTAAAGAGAAAATATGATATTAAAAATATATACGTTGTTGATAATATTTTAGATTTAAGATATATTAATAGTTTATTTCCAGAACTTGAAAAAGAAGAAATCGGTGTTCAATTTTTTTATGAAACTAAATCCAATCTTAGTAAACAACAACTTATACAAATGAAAAATACTGGGGTTAATTATCTTCAACCAGGAATAGAAAGTTTAAGCGACAAAATACTAAAGATTATGGAAAAGGGAGTAACAGGACTGCAAAATATTCAACTCTTAAAATGGTGTAGAGAATTAAATATTAATGCATACTGGAATCTTCTATATGGATTTCCTGAAGAACCGTATGATGAATATGACAAAATGGCAGGAATGGTGCCATTATTAACACATATCAAACCTCCATCAGGAATTTTTCAGATTAGTCTGGATCGATTCAGCCCATATTTCATTAATCCAAAATTTTATGGATTGACGAATGTCCGTCCTAGACAAGATTATTATGATGTTTACCCCTTTGCCGATCAGGATATACGAAGTCTAGCTTATCATTTTGATTTTGATTATGAAGAGGATAGGTACCCGTTTCAATATGTTACTAAACTGAGAAATGAAATTTCTGCTTGGTCAAACAAATGGAAACAAGAAGCACCGGTATTAGTAGCAATCAGTACAGATGACGAAAATTTATATATACATGATACACGAGATTGTAGAAAAAATACTAAGGATTTATTAAGAGATCAGACTGCCCTAATTTATAGAATATGTGACTCTGTTCATTCTTTTAATAGTATTTACATGAAAATCAAATCTACTTTTCCAAATATGGATAAAACTATGTTATTAAGTGAACTTGAAAGTCTCATTAATAGAAAAATAATGATATCTTATGACAATAATTATTTATCTTTGGCCAATACTTTTAAATAGTCATGTTCAATTTGTTATAATATTAACTTAAACCTAATTCCCTCTTAATTGATTCTCCATTGCTAATGTTGTTTAATTTTGTTACCAGATCCTCTATTAATGCATCTATCCGTATACCCTCATTATTGACATAAATATCTAAACCAAAACTATCTTGAGTTGTATCCCCGAAAGCATGGTGAAGAGATATCAAATCCCATTCGTTGTTAAACACTGGAGACCCAGATGATCCCGTTTCAGTGTCTGTGAAGTATCGAATATATTTCGCAAATATCTTTGTCAAACGATTTTCTTGAATTGAGATCTCTTTGTACCTACCATCGGGATGTTGTATAATATTACAAAATGATCCTTTCTTATACTGAGGATTCTTGTTCAACTGAATGTAGCCCCACTTATCTCCGGGATTGTTATTTAATTTAATTAAAGTGTAATCCAAATCGTTTTTGTCGCTTGTTATGAAGACATCTTCTGACGCGGTGTAAGAATCCGTGGACTGAACATCACCATGTATATCTTTCTGATAATTAAATTCAAATGTTGAATTTTGGATTTGACCTTGTGTGCTTATAACATGATTATTCGTCAAAAATAAGGATGATGAAACTAAAAAACCACTAGCAAATTTAGACCCCATCTTAACCCTTGCAACTGCTCGTTGTCTGATTAACCCTTTATCCAAATAAGATACTGGTAGAAATTCATTCGTTTCTATCATTGCTTCAAAGGGTTCAAGTGCTAGGAATCTATTTTGGTCTAAATCATGGATTGACATCTTTATCGGAGTTAGTACCACAGATAGGTGTCATACCAAAACTCTATTAATATTTTTGTTGCCAGAACTTCATTGTCGTGAATTGTGAATTGAGGTTACTAACCTAGTATCATTATTGTAAATCCTTTGATTACTTTTTTTATTGCTCAAACCTGGAGCGTTATTCTGATAATTATCTAATTTCTTTTAAATAAATTCTGCAATGTAGTTCATCGCTTTTAGCATGTTTGTAATGTTGAACCTGATACATAGGACCAATATCCTCGTAATGATCAGGAGTCACTGTAACATTAACATATCAACCCTCTTTTTCCTATTCTACTTGAGGTGGACAATTTATCTGTTGTAGTTTTTTTTACTTATCTAACTTTTATTTGATGAAACAAGTTTACCCTTCTTACAGATTCAGAGTAGGGTACGTTTTGAGTCCTAATATCTAAATAAATTTAACAAATTCTAACAGTGGTTTAAAAAAATCCCTGTCTAGACAATTCAACTATTAAGATTAGTATTGAGACAACTGTATTTTTATCAAAAAAAATTAGCAGTCTCGGCAATATCCTATAAACCAAGTCATGTTATCGCCTACGCTATTTGAATATGTTCTACTCTCGATGCTTTCATTTTTTAAGTTAGCATTATACAATTCATCCAGAGTCTGATTTAAATAATTGGAACTGACCTGAGAGAAATTGTGCTTAATTTGACCTAAGTTTTCTTTTGTAATGTTTTTCAGTACGTCATTCTCAAATTTAAATATACTAAAGACTGTTGGATCTTTATCGGATGCATTCTTGAAATTACCTGAGATATTACTGATAAGACTAGCTGGATTAGTATCTCCGTAAGCAGATACATTGACAATGGAATAGCTCAGTATAGATACCATAATTGCAAAAATAGCTGTTAAGGATACAATACTCATTAAACCCTATAAAATAATTTATTATATAAAACCATCGAAATAATACGATGTATCGGAAGTCGACTTTGCGAGACACAGTCATTATGAATCCTTCTCATTTCGCTTTAGCATAGTGATATTTAACTATATGAAACATTTAAGAAAGAATAGAAAGCCAGAAGAATTATTATCACGTACTCCCAAGATTAACTAATGGATTCGAATCCCAAACTTAGGATTTGTCGTAGATTGGAAAGGCGAATTTGAGTGTCATTATAATTAAAACGTATCTGTTTAAGCCAAATTAATACAAGGCGAATTTGCGGTGTAATTTCTTAAAAAAAAGTAAGTTTAATTGGGGGGTAAATGTGATTTTACAACAATAGCTAGATTCTGATAGATCGCTTATATTATTGGAGATATCATCCAATTCAGTATTCCTTTTATAAAAGTATTTTTCTATAAGGATCAGAACTAATATGCGATCAGAACACTCGGTACTAGATCTGGATAATCCTATTTTTATCGTTCTTTTAGTTTTTTTCGCCATCCTTTCCAATATATGTTATGTATGGGGTCAGACAAATTCAACCTATATTGCTTCATTAAATGGTACTAATGTGTTACCCTCCGCCTATGCAAATTCATCAGGGATTGGTGAAATTGTTATTAGCAGAGATAGTGAAGGGAATGTTTACGAAGTTGTTTACAACATACTTCTCAAAAATATTTCAAACATTCTCACCGTTGATCTCCACAACGCACCAGAGGGAATCAATGGAACGACAACTTATTCTATTTATGATATTTTTAGTATTCCACGGGTTGACCAAAACTCAAGCTCAGTGGTATTGAGAGGATCTTTGGACTTAATTAATTTTGAAAGTACCTTAGGAGGTAAGGCTGATCCCTCTTTACTTTTTTCTGGATCTAACCCTTTTACATATGAGGCACTAGAACGGGAACTACTTTTTAATCGAACTTATATTGACGTTCATACAGCGAAATTCCCAGAAGGGGAACTACGAGGGCAGTTACACCCAATTTACAAGTAAGAAATTTTTCTTCTGTATTGTACGGATTCACCAAATTGATCTAAGCACCGGGTTTCTTATAATTGTGTAATGCATCGTACAAACGGTAATATCCATATGCAAAGAAGACGGCACTGACAAAATAAGATACTGGATATAATAAGGCATTATTTTTATTATTTCCAACAAATACTCCTGAGAATTCTTCCTCCTTTATTAATTCAGATGAATAGATGGATAGATAATAAACTGAAAAGAGGAACAATAAAAGCGGAAACACCAGAGTTAGTAATTTGATAAATAAAAGTGTCCTAGATCCATATGGATCAACCCATAGAGAAGCTAGTAATGAAATTCTATACTTGTGCAAATCTATAGGTAGTAGTGTAGAGAATCGTTCAAGGCCTCTCCTAAGTAAAATGGTATCACTTAGGAGTGATGCAGAAATCAAAAAGCCCAAGCCGATTCCTATCGGAAAAAATGAAACCGTATCAATTATGTTAAGTGGTATTTTTCCAATTGGAAATTCGATCTCCTTAAGCATTTCAGTCGTTTCATTTTTCTTTATTTCTAATTGAGTCATTTTTTTATTGACATTATCTATGGTATTGTTATAGTATACAAGTTGATACCTTAATATATCATCAATTTCACTGAATATGGGATTGTATTCGTTTATCTGCGATGAAATAGTGGATAGGAGCTCGTTAAATTGTGTTGCACTAAGCGTCTGGGAAGAATTCATAAAATTAAAATGATTAAGAGCTGAAGCTGCATTGAATTTTTTTACATAATCATCCCTTAGATTTGGAATATTTTTTTCCAGCTTTTGCAAATTGTGTTTTATCGTAACTATTTTTTCCGACACGCTTGTGTTGAAAAGCTGTGAATTTGAATTAATGTCTTGTTTAACTTTCGCAATGTCATTCATTAATACCTGCACTTGGTTCAAATGCTTAATATTAAGCGAATCCAATCGATTTATGAGATTGTAATTCAACCAAAAAGGACTTCCTGCATAATAAGCAGATTTGTAGTATTCTAAGTTCTCAACCTCGCTTTTATCTAGCATGGGACTTTCATATTCCTCATTGTAACTGTCTGGGACAAAATTACTATACGCATGGTATTTCTTTTCAGATTCATTATTATTATAGAAAGACAATAATGTGGAATTGTTAAGTGCAGGGAAGGAGTTTCCCCGTGAGTCCGCAATCACATAGCATATGTCCAATAACCAAAAGGCTTTATTCTTAACATAACCTTTAACTTCGTCAATGTCTTCTTCGGAAGTTTGAATTAACCGGTGAGCATATTGGTTATTATTACATTTCTGAATATTATTTGCCACTGTTTCTGTAATGCTTTTGTAGTATTGAACAATGGTAGCATTATCATTGTGTAAAGTAGTATTAAAGGCAACTGCATTGGTTTGAAATTGCAATAGACTGTTTTGAACAAGTTCGAGAAACCGAATTTGATCGTTCAGATCCTTATGTTTATCTAGGATTGACAAATAAGGCAAAAAAATAAAAAAAAAGAAAAAAACAATGATACCTATAAAAACGGCAAATGTGCGGTTAAAACTTTTCGACTTGTCCTTAAATTGTTCATATCTGTGATCAAAGTCGTCTACGGCCATGATTATTTATTTTATATAATACACTTAAACTTATTGTTATGGCGTGGCAATCGTTAACAATACCATTTTTATCTTATGTGAAGCACTTTTCTGAATAAATTATTTGAACATGCAACCCTAGCTTAATTTAACATACTAAAACTACTGGCACTGATTTATTAACGTAAAGGGATTTGAAATCATTCCCATTCTAACATTCGAGGTCAATTCCTATATATAACTATTAAAGTACAAAGTTCCAACTATCGTGGATTGAAACAAAAGGGTGCTTTAAGTGAAGAGGAATTTCAATTACTCAGGAATAACATTTTAGAGAGGATATCCCGTGTAGAAGGGAATATTGCTAAGTCACCAAGCCCAGCTGCCGATTTAAATCAGAATTCAAAGTATGATGAAAACAACTCCAAACTATGTTCTAATTCCAACTATAATTCCAGCAACTCATCTGATTCATCGTTTTGCAAGGATTGTGGAACTAGACTATAATCTAAACATAGTATGCATAACGGGTACCTTGCATGAATTAGTATGTAAGAAAGTCAACTTAATAATTGATAAAATCATAGTAAATCAACAATAATTTGTAGATAGAATATACTCATGAATAAGATTAACAGACGACACAACATACATCCCAATTATATCAAGGAATCAAGAAAATCAGGTCTTTATTTGTATTTTCTATTATGTTTTGTATGTAGAATATGATTCTAAATCGTAAACAAAAAGAGGTTTTGGTTATTAAATTAGCAAATGAAGGTAAAACTACAAGGGAAATTGCTCAAGTAGCACATGTTTCGCTAAAGGATATAGGCTCAATTATAAGAAAGTATACAGGAGACGACAATAAAAAACAACATGATGAAATCCCGACAAAGAAACTGTCGTTAGATTCAAAGTGTCTTCAGATGTTTCAG
This Candidatus Nitrosocosmicus oleophilus DNA region includes the following protein-coding sequences:
- a CDS encoding trypsin-like serine peptidase, producing MSIHDLDQNRFLALEPFEAMIETNEFLPVSYLDKGLIRQRAVARVKMGSKFASGFLVSSSLFLTNNHVISTQGQIQNSTFEFNYQKDIHGDVQSTDSYTASEDVFITSDKNDLDYTLIKLNNNPGDKWGYIQLNKNPQYKKGSFCNIIQHPDGRYKEISIQENRLTKIFAKYIRYFTDTETGSSGSPVFNNEWDLISLHHAFGDTTQDSFGLDIYVNNEGIRIDALIEDLVTKLNNISNGESIKRELGLS
- a CDS encoding FxsB family cyclophane-forming radical SAM/SPASM peptide maturase translates to MKRNTTIRFTTFVWKISSRCNLNCSYCYIYNGQDNNWKNQPPFMTAEVASQAALNIARYCNSNSIKKIGIVFHGGEPLLGGADYLAKIISTLENVFHKYAVKFYISIQSNGLLFSPEIGDLLLRKNVTLSISLDGPPVINDKNRIDHFGNPSTNLLESKLHILTSSKYRKIFGGFLCVINIESNPILVLEYLLSYEPASIDFLLPDNNHDYLPLGMKNNNTIYADWLIEIFDYWFSHKTKTNVRMFDVLIRSVLGQRSTMDSFGLTPMEFVVIETNGDIEGLDVLKTTYSGAARLGYNVFENTLDQVSSHAIIKLMQRGFESLCAECRECSIVDICGGGYLPHRYSTKSEFDNPSVYCNDLMKLIVHIKNKVFSEIKGSNLNEKLFNHK
- a CDS encoding CHRD domain-containing protein, whose amino-acid sequence is MRSEHSVLDLDNPIFIVLLVFFAILSNICYVWGQTNSTYIASLNGTNVLPSAYANSSGIGEIVISRDSEGNVYEVVYNILLKNISNILTVDLHNAPEGINGTTTYSIYDIFSIPRVDQNSSSVVLRGSLDLINFESTLGGKADPSLLFSGSNPFTYEALERELLFNRTYIDVHTAKFPEGELRGQLHPIYK
- a CDS encoding helix-turn-helix domain-containing protein codes for the protein MLNRREKEQQVIRLAEDGKTTRDIAKIAHVSLQVIGKIIRKHTGDPD
- a CDS encoding RiPP maturation radical SAM C-methyltransferase, which translates into the protein MDVALVVMPFGIIQRPSLGVSLLKASLSKNQISSKIYYFNLDLARMIGFKLYSKIAGHSSLLGEYLFSRTAFDSKQWNTEELKHFVKKYTDESSLELIQQLARIKEDIPCFIEECAEKVLSENPKIIGFSSIFHQNCASISVARKIKEKSSAQIIFGGANCENEMGAALLKCVPDIDFVCSGEGDKSFIEFTKLFLQNMNAKVQGIITSQSSELEKYLTQPILDMDSLPIPDFDEYYKKIKDLSLEEIQPKCTMETSRGCWWGEKHQCTFCGLNGATMNFRSKSVQRCLTEIKYLKRKYDIKNIYVVDNILDLRYINSLFPELEKEEIGVQFFYETKSNLSKQQLIQMKNTGVNYLQPGIESLSDKILKIMEKGVTGLQNIQLLKWCRELNINAYWNLLYGFPEEPYDEYDKMAGMVPLLTHIKPPSGIFQISLDRFSPYFINPKFYGLTNVRPRQDYYDVYPFADQDIRSLAYHFDFDYEEDRYPFQYVTKLRNEISAWSNKWKQEAPVLVAISTDDENLYIHDTRDCRKNTKDLLRDQTALIYRICDSVHSFNSIYMKIKSTFPNMDKTMLLSELESLINRKIMISYDNNYLSLANTFK